GGCAGCGCAAGGTTGACCACGAGGCTCGGCTGAACCTTGCGGATCAGCTGCACCATCGCGGGCACTTCTTCGGCGTCGATTTCGTAGGTGGCGACGTCCTGCCCGGTGCGTTCCTTCACGCTCGCAGCGATGGAGTCGCATTTGCGCTTGGTGCGGCTGGCAAGGTGGATGTCGGAGAATATCTTGGCATTCATCGCCATTTTGTGGACGCAGACCGAGCTGACGCCCCCTGCCCCGATCACCAGAATTGTCGACATGGATATGACCTTTCGAATTCGAATCTTGCGCGCGCTCTAATGCAATGCGCTATGGCGGACAAATGATCCGAGCACCTGCGCGCGAAGGCGTGATCGAAGCCGCCGAGAAGATCGCAGCGATCCTGCCGCCGACACCCTTGCTGCCGGTCGAGATCGATGGGGTGCAATGCTGGGCAAAGGCCGAAAATCTTCAGCCGATCGGCGCGTTCAAGATCAGGGGTGCGTGGCACCGCCTGACCGCGCTTTCGGAGGATGAACGCTCGCGCGGGGTCGTTGCGGTGTCGTCCGGCAACCACGCACAGGGCGTCGCGTGGGCGGCCAGGCGGCTGGGCATCCGCGCCGCGATCGTGATGCCGCGCGACGCGCCGCAGGTGAAGCTCGACAATACCCGCGCTCTGGGTGCCGAGATCGTGCTCTACGATCGCCCCGGCGAGGATCGCGACGCGATTGCCGCAGAGCTGATCCGCGAGCGCGGCGGCACGCTGGTCCACGCCTTCGGCGATCCGTGGGTGATCGAGGGACAGGGCAGCGCCGGGATCGAGATTGCCGCGCAACTGGGTAAGCAGCCCAGCCGCATCGTCGCCTGCTGCGGCGGTGGCGGACTGGCAGCGGGCCTCGCGCTCGCCTGCCCCGACAGCGCGATCCACGTGGTCGAGCCGTTCGGATGGGACATGGTCGGCCAGGCGTTGGCGGCGGGCAAGATCGTGCCCGTAGCGCCGGACGCGCCCGCGACGATCTGCGACGCGCTCCAGCCCACAGCGACGAAGCAGCTCAACCTCGATCTGCTTTCCGGCCGCGCCGAACCGGGCGTGACCGTAACCGACGCCGAAGTACGCGATGCGCAGCGCTGGGCCTTCGCCCATTTGCGATTGGTGCTCGAACCAGGGGGCGCTGCGGCGCTTGCCGCTGCGCTGGCAGGCAAGGTGCCGCTCGATCGCGGGACCGCGATCATGCTGACCGGCGGCAATGCCGATCCCAAGGCTTTTGCGCGGACGCTCTCCGCAGACGCGTGAGGCACTGCGAAACGGCGAGGATATTCGGTTGCATTTGACAATCGGCCCGCGCTTTCGCAGGTAGCGCGCTCGAAAGACAGAGCGGAACAAGGGGAGGAGACGTCTCGATGCAAGCGCAAATGCTCGCACCGGCCGCCGTGCTGGTGATGTGGACGCTGATCGTGCTGCTGTGGATCATCCCAGCACGGTTCGGCGCAATCGCCAAGGTCGAAGACAAGTCGGCCCTGCCCAGCAAACAGGGCGTTCGCGGCAGCGACCTTGAAGGCGTGATTCCCGACAAAGCCAACTGGCCCGCGCACAATCACACGCATCTGCACGAACAGCCTACGCTGTTTTACGCGGTGGTGATCATCCTCGCGATCATCGGCCCCGGGCCGATCGATATCCTGCTCGCATGGAGCTATACCGGCATCCGCATCGTGCATTCGCTGTGGCAGATCCTGGTGAACAAGGTGCCGGTGCGCTTCGTCCTGTTCCTGCTCAGTTCGATCGTGCTGATCGCGCTCGCCATACGCGCGGTAATGGCCACCGCCTTTGCAGATCCGGGAGTTGTCGGATGACCATTATCGATTCGCAGATTTTCCAGCCGGTGGTCGCGCTGATGGCGTGGACCATGATCATGTGGGCGTGGATGTACGCCACGCGCATTCCCGCAATGTCGAAAGCGCCGGACATTCCGCAACCGTCCAAGCTTGTGGGAACCACCGGGTCCGAACTGCGCACCAAGCTGCCGGACAGGGTCAACTGGAAAGCCGACAACTACAATCACCTGCACGAACAGCCGACACTGTTCTATGCGGTCGCGCTGCTGCTGGGGATCATCGGGCACGGCGAAGGCCAGCACGCGTTGCTGGCGTGGATCTATGTGGGCCTGCGGGTCGCGCATTCGCTGATTCAGGTCACCGCGAACGTGGTGATGGTGCGGTTCGTGCTGTTCGCGCTGTCGAGTGTGGTGCTGATCGCGATGATCTTCCACGCGGGATCGGTGGTGTTCGGCTACATCGAATAGCCGGTCGTCACTCCGCCGCCTCGGTCACCTGCTCCCCGGGCGCATCCGCGCGCGCCGCGAGATATCGCTCGCCATCGAGTGCGGCCATGCAACCCATGCCCGCCGCCGTCACTGCCTGACGATAGACGTGGTCGGTCACGTCGCCGGCCGCGAAGACCCCGGGGATCGCGGTCTTGGGCGTGCCCGGCTCGACATCGAGATACCCGCTCTCGTCCATCGCCAGCTTGCCTTTGAACAGCTCGGTCGCCGGCGCGTGGCCGATCGCGACGAAGGCCCCGTCGACATCGATCGTGGAGGTCTCGCCGGTCTGCGTATCCTTGAGCACCAGATGCGACAGCGCACCGTCCTCGCCGGCCTCGAAGCTCTCCACCGTCTTGTTCCAGAGCGTCGAGATCTTCGGGTTCTTGAACAGCCGGTCCTGCAGGATCTTCTCCGCGCGCAACTCGTCGCGGCGGTGGATCAGCGTCACGTCGTCCGAGTGGTTGGTGAGGTACAGCGCTTCCTCGACTGCGGTGTTCCCGCCGCCGATCACCGCGACCTTCTTGCCGCGATAGAAGAACCCGTCGCAGGTCGCGCAGGCCGATACGCCCTTGCCGCCCAGTTCCTGTTCGCCCGGAGCGCCAAGCCACTTGGCCTGAGCGCCGGTGGCGATCACGATCGTGTCGGCGATGTATTCATCGCCGCTGTCGCCCACTGCGCGGAAGGGCGATCCGTTCTGGAGATCGACGGAAACGATGATGTCGTACATCATTCGCGTGCCGACATGCTCGGCCTGCGCCTTCATCTCCTCCATCAGCCACGGGCCCTGCACCACGTCGCGAAAACCCGGGTAGTTTTCGACATCGGTGGTGATCGTCAGCTGCCCGCCGGGCTGAAGCCCCTGAACCACGATCGGCTCGAGCATCGCGCGCGCGGCATAGATCGCGGCGCTGTAGCCGGCCGGGCCGGAGCCGATGATGAGCATCTTGGTGCGGTGGGTTGCCATGGTCGGATTCCTGTTTGTTCGTACGAGGTGATCTAGGGTCTCGCCCGTCGCGCTTCAATTCGCAGCGCGATGGAATGCGTTACTGTTCCACAAGCTCGGCTTTGAGGGCATCACGCATCCTTTGATCCACCTTCAGCACCTGTTCGAGGTAGGTATCGATCGATCCGAACCGCTCGTTGAGCGATCGCCGCGCAGCCTCGAGGAACGCGGCATCCACCCCCATCAGCACCCGGATGGTGGCGTCGTCCTTTGCGCCATACTTGCCGCCCATCAGCGCGCGCCCGTGAGCGATCCGCTCCTCGTTGCGCGGCGAGTGGTTGGTGAGCAGGTAATCCTCCATTGCATCGTCGGGATGCACACCGAGGACGTGGTGCAGCAGATCGACCGCGATGCCGGTACGATCCTTGCCCGCCGCACAATGCACAAGGCTCGCGCCCTCGCCCTGCGAGAGTGCTGCAAAATAGCGCTTGAGAATTGCGTTCAGCCCGCGCCGGTCGGGCAAGGCGGCATACAGTTCGATCATCGCCCGGTGTGCGCCTTGCGCATCGACGCTGCCCTCGGTCGCCTCGAGATGCGGGGCCAGCCCGGCGGTTTCGCCTTCGAAATACAATACGGTGGCGGAAAACCCTGCGGGTCTGCGGCACGAATGACGGGCCCGCTCGCTGTCGCCGCGCAAATCGATGACATGCGCGAGACCGAGCTCGGCTACGGTCTTCAGGTCCGCTTCGGTCGCCTCCGCGTGGTGGCCGGACCGGAACAGCTGGCCGGTCTTCACCCGCCCGCCGCCATCGACCGCGTAGCCGCCGTAATCGCGCAGATTGTGAATGCCCTCGGTGGGGCGGAACGGGGTGGTTTCGTGGTCTCGAATCATCGCGGCGGACACTGGCAGTCGCGCTTGTGCTGGGCAAGCAAGGCGAGGGACGACAGGCGGAAAACCGGCTAGGTAACCTTCCGCAGGGGGCGGCAGCCCGGTCTTGACGGTTGCAGCGCTAGGCCGGACGCTCATCGAATGCCGAGAAGGTGCGCTTGCCATGGCCCGAATCCTGATTGCCGACGACGACGAGTTGATCGCCGAACTGGCATCCGAAGTGCTGATCGACGCCGGGCACGCGTGCGGCTGGGTGACCAGCAGCGAAGCGGCGTGGAACGTGCTGCACAGGGGCCGTCGTCCCGATGTCGTGCTGCTGGATCAGGACATGCCCGGCATGTCCGGCGTGACCCTGCTGCGCCGGTTACGCGGTTCGCCGGTGTTCTACGACCTCCCGATCATCATGTTCACCGCGATGCGGGGGGATGAAGACGAGGCGCAGGCGATCTATGCGGGGGCGCAGGATTTCATCCGCAAGCCGTTCGAACCGCAGCGCCTCACCCACCGGGTAGAGCGCGTGCTCGAAAAGCGTGGCCGAACGCCTCGGCACCAGGATCTCAAAGCATGGCTTGCCGAACGCAACGGCATGGCCGGCAGCGGCGACATCCACGAGCGGCGGATGGTCTGACGACCGCTCAATCGTCGGCGAGATCGGTACAAAAGCGCATAGTCCAGGCGTGGACGTTTTCGTCGCGCACCGTCCCGATCATCGCTTCATAGCGCTGCTTGCGCTCTTCCAATGGCATGTCGAGCGCATTGTGGATTGCCCGTGCAAGCGCGTCACGGCTGTGCGGATTGACCAGCACCGCGCCCTTCCCCTCTGCGCCCAGCTGGTGCGCGGCACCGGCGAATTCGGTCAGGATCAGAACGCCGGGGTCCTCCGGATCCTGCGCTGCGACGTATTCCTTGGCGACGAGGTTCATCCCGTCGCGCAGCGGGGTCACCAGCCCGATTTTCGCCGCGCGGAAGAACCCGAACAGCTCGGCATGGCTGTGTCCACGGTTCACGTAGCGGATCGGAACGATATCGACTTCGCTGCGCGCGCCGTTGATCTGCCCGGTCTTCTGTTCAAGCAAGCTGCGAATGTTCTGATAGCTATCGACATCCTCCCGGCTCGGCGGCGCGATCTGGATGAACACGAGGTCGCGCGTGCGCTCGGGATGCTGATCGAAGAAGCGGCCGATACCGTCGATCCGTTCCGGCAGGCCCTTCGAATAGTCGAGCCGGTCGACCCCGATCATCGCGGTTCTGTGCCGGGTCGAGGAAAGCAGCCGCTGCTGCGCCTGGCGCGCTTCGCCGGTGTCGCCCTGGGCCTGGAAATGATCCCAATCGATCCCGATCGGATAGGCGCGCGCAATCGTCGTTCGGCCCTCGTGCGTGATCTGGCCGGTGCTGCGGTCGACTTTCGCCCCCAGTTCGTTTTCGCAATAGTGAACGAAGCTCGCCAGCCACTCCTCGGTCTGAAAGCCGATCAGGTCGTAATCGAGCATCGTCATGACCAGGCGCTTGTGAAACGGCAGCGAGGTCAGCAGCCTGGTCGGCGGCCACGGTATATGGAGGAAGAATCCGATCCGGTTTGTCGCGCCGCGCTGGCGAAGCCGCTCACCCAG
The Erythrobacter sp. JK5 DNA segment above includes these coding regions:
- a CDS encoding threonine/serine dehydratase, giving the protein MIRAPAREGVIEAAEKIAAILPPTPLLPVEIDGVQCWAKAENLQPIGAFKIRGAWHRLTALSEDERSRGVVAVSSGNHAQGVAWAARRLGIRAAIVMPRDAPQVKLDNTRALGAEIVLYDRPGEDRDAIAAELIRERGGTLVHAFGDPWVIEGQGSAGIEIAAQLGKQPSRIVACCGGGGLAAGLALACPDSAIHVVEPFGWDMVGQALAAGKIVPVAPDAPATICDALQPTATKQLNLDLLSGRAEPGVTVTDAEVRDAQRWAFAHLRLVLEPGGAAALAAALAGKVPLDRGTAIMLTGGNADPKAFARTLSADA
- a CDS encoding MAPEG family protein, which gives rise to MQAQMLAPAAVLVMWTLIVLLWIIPARFGAIAKVEDKSALPSKQGVRGSDLEGVIPDKANWPAHNHTHLHEQPTLFYAVVIILAIIGPGPIDILLAWSYTGIRIVHSLWQILVNKVPVRFVLFLLSSIVLIALAIRAVMATAFADPGVVG
- a CDS encoding MAPEG family protein; this encodes MTIIDSQIFQPVVALMAWTMIMWAWMYATRIPAMSKAPDIPQPSKLVGTTGSELRTKLPDRVNWKADNYNHLHEQPTLFYAVALLLGIIGHGEGQHALLAWIYVGLRVAHSLIQVTANVVMVRFVLFALSSVVLIAMIFHAGSVVFGYIE
- the trxB gene encoding thioredoxin-disulfide reductase, producing MATHRTKMLIIGSGPAGYSAAIYAARAMLEPIVVQGLQPGGQLTITTDVENYPGFRDVVQGPWLMEEMKAQAEHVGTRMMYDIIVSVDLQNGSPFRAVGDSGDEYIADTIVIATGAQAKWLGAPGEQELGGKGVSACATCDGFFYRGKKVAVIGGGNTAVEEALYLTNHSDDVTLIHRRDELRAEKILQDRLFKNPKISTLWNKTVESFEAGEDGALSHLVLKDTQTGETSTIDVDGAFVAIGHAPATELFKGKLAMDESGYLDVEPGTPKTAIPGVFAAGDVTDHVYRQAVTAAGMGCMAALDGERYLAARADAPGEQVTEAAE
- a CDS encoding tyrosine-protein phosphatase gives rise to the protein MIRDHETTPFRPTEGIHNLRDYGGYAVDGGGRVKTGQLFRSGHHAEATEADLKTVAELGLAHVIDLRGDSERARHSCRRPAGFSATVLYFEGETAGLAPHLEATEGSVDAQGAHRAMIELYAALPDRRGLNAILKRYFAALSQGEGASLVHCAAGKDRTGIAVDLLHHVLGVHPDDAMEDYLLTNHSPRNEERIAHGRALMGGKYGAKDDATIRVLMGVDAAFLEAARRSLNERFGSIDTYLEQVLKVDQRMRDALKAELVEQ
- a CDS encoding PleD family two-component system response regulator, which produces MARILIADDDELIAELASEVLIDAGHACGWVTSSEAAWNVLHRGRRPDVVLLDQDMPGMSGVTLLRRLRGSPVFYDLPIIMFTAMRGDEDEAQAIYAGAQDFIRKPFEPQRLTHRVERVLEKRGRTPRHQDLKAWLAERNGMAGSGDIHERRMV
- a CDS encoding trehalose-6-phosphate synthase — its product is MTRLVVISNRVAVPKARGVTGAQGGLAGALNAALKDRGGLWFGWSGQESEDRTGNMNLQRNEGVTTATIDLSTRDVDEYYNGYANSTLWPLFHYRIDLTEYENETGKGYERVNDRFADSVMPLIEDDDLVWVHDYHLIPLGERLRQRGATNRIGFFLHIPWPPTRLLTSLPFHKRLVMTMLDYDLIGFQTEEWLASFVHYCENELGAKVDRSTGQITHEGRTTIARAYPIGIDWDHFQAQGDTGEARQAQQRLLSSTRHRTAMIGVDRLDYSKGLPERIDGIGRFFDQHPERTRDLVFIQIAPPSREDVDSYQNIRSLLEQKTGQINGARSEVDIVPIRYVNRGHSHAELFGFFRAAKIGLVTPLRDGMNLVAKEYVAAQDPEDPGVLILTEFAGAAHQLGAEGKGAVLVNPHSRDALARAIHNALDMPLEERKQRYEAMIGTVRDENVHAWTMRFCTDLADD